GCTTGGACGATCCTGACGAGAGCACCGTACCCCGTGCTTCTTTCGGATGGGACAATGAGAAGCCCTCGCGGATCGTGACAGTACATGCATTTGAAGCACAGGGCCGCCCTGTGACAAACGGCGAATATGCCAAGTATCTGCAAGCCAACAAACTCCGCGAGGTGCCAGCATCTTGGACTCTGACGCATGGAAATGAGAATTACCCGATCCCTGAAGCAGTCAATGGAAGTAGCGTCGCTGCCACGGAGGATTTGATGTCCAACTTTGCAGTGCGCACTGTCTATGGCTCTGTACCTCTAGAGCTTGCTCAGGACTGGCCGGTGATTGCTTCGTATGATGAGCTCTCCCAGTATGCTTCGTGGACGGGTTGCAGGATCCCGACTTTTGAGGAGGCTAGGAGTATCTATAGTTACGCGGCTCGgttgaagaaagagaggcaACACAGTATGGCAAATGGCTACAGCAACGGAGCAAATGGTGTCGTAAATGGAAACGGCTATACCAAGAGCTCCCAGCCAGTATATATTGATCTCGACGGCTGCAATGTTGGGTTCAAGCACTGGCATCCGACGCCCGTCGTTCAGAACGGCGAGAAACTCGCCGGCCAGAGTGAACTGGGAGGTGTCTGGGAGTGGACGAGCACACCGCTGGCTCCTCATGACGGCTTCAAGTCTATGGAAATCTATCCAGGATATACTTGTAAGTGCTTGCTTGATCTTGTGGTTTTAGATTCGAGTGAATTAACTCGAGCAGCGGATTTTTTCGATGGAAAGCACAATGTCATCCAGGGTGGCTCTTGGGCTACCCACCCCCGAGTTGCAGGAAGGACAACCTTGTAAGTCTTCCCCTGGCGTTTAAGCGATCTGGCATCACTAACTTGCTGCAGTGTGAATTGGTACCAACATAACTACCCCTACGCCTGGGTAGGAGCACGCTTGGTGCGCGATATCTAAGCATCCCTGTAATGTGTTGAAGCTGTGTTTACCTAGACTACACGTTAGTGCAACTATCGTTCCGTATCATGAGCTACGAACCGGAATTGTATCTTTTAGCATTGTATGGCCCTATCGTAGCTGTAGATCCCTATCAAGCCTTATCAGCCAGCCGCCGCCATTACCCCGCCACAGCGGGGGAGCTCCGGTAACGTACTCTGTAGTTACCTCCCGCTCCCTCTTTACACTTGTACATACCTCTCAGCATTGGATTACCAGAATAAAACCACAATGTCTACAATTACTACCATCTCTCCCTCTACGAATCAGCCGGTCGTCACTCGCACCGGTGTCACGGCCGATGACCTGAAACGAGTGGCCGATGACGCCCAGGAGGCCTTCCGGTCATTTTCCCAGTCGACCACCCTCGCCCAGCGCCAGGAATTCGTAACCCGTGCCATGGATATCctcgagaaaaagaaagatgTCCTCGCCCGCGAACTCACCGAACAAATGGGCCGCCCAATTGGCTTCTCCCCCGTCGAAATCGCAACCGCCATCAAGCGCAGCCACTTCCTAAACCGCGTCAGCAACTCCGTCCTGAATGAAGTCGTCcccggcgaagaagaagcaggctTCAGACGCTTCATCAAGCGGCAGCCTATTGGCGTCGCGTTTATCATCTTCGCCTGGAACTATCCCTGGTTGATCCTAGTCAACAGCCTGATCCCCGCGATTCTGGCTGGAAATGCCGTGATCCTTAAGCCGTCGCCGCAGACACCGACCATCGTGGAGCAGATTAAATCTGCATTCGAGGAGGCTGGGCTTCCGAAGAATGTGATTCAGTTTGTACACTGTGGTGAGCCTTCGTTGTTGGAGGGGCTGATTCAGTCGCCGAAGGTGGATCATATTTGCTTTACGGGCTCCGTGGCTGGTGGTCTTGCTGTGCAGAAGGCCGCTGTTGATCGGATCGTGAATGTGGGCCTGGAGCTTGGAGGGAAGGATCCTGCGTACGTGCGGGATGATGTGGATATCCCCTGGGCTGCGGAGCAGATTGTCGATGGGGCTGTTTTTAACAGTGGACAGAGCTGCTGTGCTATTGAGCGCGTGTATGTGCATAAGAATATCTACGAGCCGTTTGTAGAGGAGGTGAAAAAGGTCCTGAGCAACTATGTTGTTGGTGACCCGTTTGATGCGAAGACGCATGTCGGTCCTGTTATCTCCAAGCGCGCGAAGGAGACTATTCTCGCGCATGTCGCAGATG
The sequence above is a segment of the Aspergillus chevalieri M1 DNA, chromosome 6, nearly complete sequence genome. Coding sequences within it:
- a CDS encoding aldehyde dehydrogenase family protein (COG:C;~EggNog:ENOG410PFJV;~InterPro:IPR015590,IPR029510,IPR016160,IPR016161, IPR016162,IPR016163;~PFAM:PF00171;~TransMembrane:1 (i125-150o);~go_function: GO:0016491 - oxidoreductase activity [Evidence IEA];~go_function: GO:0016620 - oxidoreductase activity, acting on the aldehyde or oxo group of donors, NAD or NADP as acceptor [Evidence IEA];~go_process: GO:0055114 - oxidation-reduction process [Evidence IEA]) — protein: MSTITTISPSTNQPVVTRTGVTADDLKRVADDAQEAFRSFSQSTTLAQRQEFVTRAMDILEKKKDVLARELTEQMGRPIGFSPVEIATAIKRSHFLNRVSNSVLNEVVPGEEEAGFRRFIKRQPIGVAFIIFAWNYPWLILVNSLIPAILAGNAVILKPSPQTPTIVEQIKSAFEEAGLPKNVIQFVHCGEPSLLEGLIQSPKVDHICFTGSVAGGLAVQKAAVDRIVNVGLELGGKDPAYVRDDVDIPWAAEQIVDGAVFNSGQSCCAIERVYVHKNIYEPFVEEVKKVLSNYVVGDPFDAKTHVGPVISKRAKETILAHVADAVAKGAKDETPANATFENTPAEGNYVKPTLLTGVNHGMDVMTQETFGPVIPVMKVEGDDDAIRYMNDSEFGLTASIWSRDIEGAEKLVDRVEAGTVYINRSDYPSPDLAWTGWKNSGRGVTLSRFGFEQFVKLKSHHIKAHP